DNA sequence from the Penaeus monodon isolate SGIC_2016 chromosome 28, NSTDA_Pmon_1, whole genome shotgun sequence genome:
TAACAGCATCATGCTaacattgttgctattatcagcGGTGTTATCATTTCACCATCTCCATAAATGTCATTAGTCATTATTACCAGTGCTATTTAGGTCACCTCCTTAATGGTTACTCTTGCCTTTGTTTGAAAAAATTATNNNNNNNNNNNNNNNNNNNNNNNNNNNNNNNNNNNNNNNNNNNNNNNNNNNNNNNNNNNNNNNNNNNNNNNNNNNNNNNgcaaaaaaagagtgaaaaaaggctAAACGAATATAAACAGGAAATCCTCTCACTTACCCTATTCATAACAGATGGAAGGGATTTTGATAGCGTAAGCGACTAGTCTCTTCGCTGGTCACCAAATCCATATTGTAATACGGAAATTCTATCctacatattcattatcatcactatttgaGGGGGAAAGCAAAATTCATTCAATTTTGTAACATAAAAAGATTACGAAATGATAAGCTACACGTTTATGAATATTTGAAGCGGTCAAATGAAAGAGCAATCTGCTACCAAAACCCGGATTTATTAGACGTGTTCTTTTCCCTGCTAATTGCTGATCTGATAAAAAGCATTCTCGGTGGGGAGAGGATGCTGGATGTATGCCCAGGTGCCATGACATCATTNNNNNNNNNNNNNNNNNNNNNNNNNNNNNNNNNNNNNNNNNNNNNNNNNNNNNNNNNNNNNNNNNNNNNNNNNNNNNNNNNNNNNNNNNNNNNNNNNNNNNNNNNNNNNNNNNNNNNNNNNNNNNNNNNNNNNNNNNNNNNNNNNNNNNNNNNNNNNNNNNNNNNNNNNNNNNNNNNNNNNNNNNNNNNNNNNNNNNNNNNNNNNNNNNNNNNNNNNNNNNNNNNNNNNNNNNNNNNNNNNNNNNNNNNNNNNNNNNNNNNNNNNNNNNNNNNNNNNNNNNNNNNNNNNNNNNNNNNNNNNNNNNNNNNNNNNNNNNNNNNNNNNNNNNNNNNNNNNNNNNNNNNNNNNNNNNNNNNNNNNNNNNNNNNNNNNNNNNNNNNNNNNNNNNNNNNNNNNNNNNNNNNNNNNNNNNNNNNNNNNNNNNNNNNNNNNNNNNNNNNNNNNNNNNNNNNNNNNNNNNNNNNNNNNNNNNNNNNNNNNNNNNNNNNNNNNNNNNNNNNNNNNNNNNNNNNNNNNNNNNNNNNNNNNNNNNNNNNNNNNNNNNNNNNNNNNNNNNNNNNNNNNNNNNNNNNNNNNNNNNNNNNNNNNNNNNNNNNNNNNNNNNNNNNNNNNNNNNNNNNNNNNNNNNNNNNNNNNNNNNNNNNNNNNNNNNNNNNNNNNNNNNNNNNNNNNNNNNNNNNNNNNNNNNNNNNNNNNNNNNNNNNNNNNNNNNNNNNNNNNNNNNNNNNNNNNNNNNNNNNNNNNNNNNNNNNNNNNNNNNNNNNNNNNNNNNNNNNNNNNNNNNNNNNNNNNNNNNNNNNNNNNNNNNNNNNNNNNNNNNNNNNNNNNNNNNNGATGAATGGTGCTGTCCCTGCCGCGATGGGGGTAACTGCGATCATTAAGCGATTGACAACACTGCCTCAGACCTGCAGTGTGCACCGCTGGAATAGTGATGGTGGGACGTGTAGACAGTGAGCAGTGTCGCTACACATAAATGAGTGATACaagagaaaatcagagaaagTGACAGTAGCAGTACAGGAGAGTGACTCTGCTCCGCCCTCTTGAAACGGACGGGCTTGGTTGCACGAATCAATATTTAGCAAAAGCTAAGTAAGCAGGATGAAATAATTCACCcaaaaataggagaggaagacaaCGCGCTGCGTGTATGGAATGACGTGATGTGANNNNNNNNNNNNNNNNNNNNNNNNNNNNNNNNNNNNNNGACATGTTATATGCGACAAAAACGTCCCTTTGACATGAAACATGGGCCAGTGCAACTAGTTAAACCAATTACATTTTGGAACAGTTTCGGAACTGATTAGGAATAGTAAACAACATGACGGTGTCTGATGAATGAAGGATTCTTTAATTATGAAAACGAGAAATCTGGCTGAAAATAATTTTACTGTGGACGATTAAACGGAATGGAAAAACTTAAATGACACTGCAGTACAGAAAGACGTGTTNNNNNNNNNNNNNNNNNNNNNNNNNNNNNNNNNNNNNNNNNNNNNNNNGCTAATCACAACTTGACAGAAGAACGACTGAAGCGTAGATACCGTAAAGAACAAAAACGTAGAAAGAATAATGGGACGCATTGCTAAACTATCAGGGTGACAAGAAGTTCCCGAGGATGAAATCTAACGTTATTNNNNNNNNNNNNNNNNNNNNNNNNNNGCCACAGAGAGGCCCTCCTAAGACTGGGAATCGGAGCTGCACAGGAGTGTACAAGCCTCCTTCACTAGAACAATTGGATTCCTCCGGGAAACTGTTGTAGATGAGTTGTTTggaatgcgtgtttgtgtgttccgTGTTTGCGGGAGTCCCCTGAGTTGCGAGGGTATTATGTGTTTACTATGGTGTTTGTCCATGTTTATTCGCTATGTNNNNNNNNNNNNNNNNNNNNNNNNNNNNNNNNNNNNNNNNNNNNNNNNNNNNNNNNNNNNNNNNAGCTNNNNNNNNNNNNNNNNNNNNNNNNNNNNNNNNNNNNNNNNNNNNNNNNNNNNNNNNNNNNNNNNNNNNNNNNNNNNNNNNNNNNNNNNNNNNNNNNNNNNNNNNNNNNNNNNNNNNNNNNNNNNNNNNNNNNNNNNNNNNNNNNNNNNNNNNNNNNNNNNNNNNNNNNNNNNNNNNNNNNNNNNNNNNNNNNNNNNNNNNNNNNNNNNNNNNNNNNNNNNNNNNNNNNNNNNNNNNNNNNNNNNNNNNNNNNNNNNNNNNNNNTTANNNNNNNNNNNNNNNNNNNNNNNNNNNNNNNNNNNNNNNNNNNNNNNNNNNNNNNNNNNNNNNNNNNNNNNNNNNNNNNNNNNNNNNNNNNNNNNNNNNNCAAACCCCGGGCCCGCGAAAATCTGAAACCTGAAGCAAAAGATCcacggaaaaaacccaaaatcaaaaccaACGGATCCACGCGGAAATCTGAAACCTGAAGCAACGGATCCGCGCGAAAATCTGAAACGTGAAGTAGCTCAGCCAatcgtgtgacgtcaccagccaaGCCGAGAAGGGAACTGAAGCACAAAGGTTTCAAAAGAGAAATTCACCAACACTAACGGCCCGAGATTCCTGCGCCATGCCCGCGCGCAGAAAACACGCAATAATAAACAATGTGCagacgaagaaggagataaagagaggggggaaataagttttataaatgattaaagaaagaaagataaaaaatatatatatattggcaaccCTCTTAACTTTGATCGAAAGTATTAGAAGTTGCCAGACTTCTTCCACACTAAACCTCCACTACACACGTCTAAAACGCACACACAGGAATGTACACACGAGTCCGCACACGGGGAGAGAGACATNNNNNNNNNNNNNNNNNNNNNNNNNNNNNNNNNNNNNNNAAAACGCTCATCCAGTTCCGTTTGCTTTTCGATTCTTCTGTNNNNNNNNNNNNNNNNNNNNNNNNNNNNNNNNNNNNNNNNNNNNNNNNNNNNNNNNNNNNNNNNNNNNNNNNNNNNNNNNNNNNNNNNNNNNNNNNNNNNNNNNNNNNNNNNNNNNNNNNNNNNNNNNNNNNNNNNNNNNNNNNNNNNNNNNNNNNNNNNNNNNNNNNNNNNNNNNNNNNNNNNNNNNNNNNNNNNNNNNNNNNNNNNNNNNNNNNNNNNNNNNNNNNNNNNNNNNNNNNNNNNNNNNNNNNNNNNNNNNNNNNNNNNNNNNNNNNNNNNNNNNNNNNNNNNNNNNNNNNNNNNNNNNNNNNNNNNNNNNNNNNNNNNNNNNNNNNNNNNNNNNNNNNNNNNNNNNNNNNNNNNNNNNNNNNNNNNNNNNNNNNNNNNNNNNNNNNNNNNNNNNNNNNNNNNNNNNNNNNNNNNNNNNNNNNNNNNNNNNNNNNNNNNNNNNNNNNNNNNNNNNNNNNNNNNNNNNNNNNNNNNNNNNNNNNNNNNNNNNNNNNNNNNNNNNNNNNNNNNNNNNNNNNNNNNNNNNNNNNNNNNNNNNNNNNNNNNNNNNNNNNNNNNNNNNNNNNNNNNNNNNNNNNNNNNNNNNNNNNNNNNNNNNNNNNNNNNNNNNNNNNNNNNNNNNNNNNNNNNNNNNNNNNNNNNNNNNNNNNNNNNNNNNNNNNNNNNNNNNNNNNNNNNNNNNNNNNNNNNNNNNNNNNNNNNNNNNNNNNNNNNNNNNNNNNNNNNNNNNNNNNNNNNNNNNNNNNNNNNNNNNNNNNNNNNNNNNNNNNNNNNNNNNNNNNNNNNNNNNNNNNNNNNNNNNNNNNNNNNNNNNNNNNNNNNNNNNNNNNNNNNNNNNNNNNNNNNNNNNNNNNNNNNNNNNNNNNNNNNNNNNNNNNNNNNNNNNNNNNNNNNNNNNNNNNNNNNNNNNNNNNNNNNNNNNNNNNNNNNNNNNNNNNNNNNNNNNNNNNNNNNNNNNNNNNNNNNNNNNNNNNNNNNNNNNNNNNNNNNNNNNNNNNNNNNNNNNNNNNNNNNNNNNNNNNNNNNNNNNNNNNNNNNNNNNNNNNNNNNNNNNNNNNNAGNNNNNNNNNNNNNNNNNNNNNNNNNNNNNNNNNNNNNNNNNNTCGAAAAGCAAACGGAACTGGATGAGCGTTTTNNNNNNNNNNNNNNNNNNNNNNNNNNNNNNNNNNNNNNNATGTCTCTCTCCCCGTGTGCGGACTCGTGTGTACATTCCTGTGTGTGCGTTTTAGACGTGTGTAGTGGAGGTTTAGTGTGGAAGAAGTCTGGCAACTTCTAATACTTTCGATCAAAGTTAAGAGggttgccaatatatatatatttttttatctttctttctttaatcatttataaaacttatttcccccctctctttatctccttcttcgtctGCACATTGTTTATTATTGCGTGTTTTCTGCGCCCGGGCATGGCGCAGGAATCTCGGGCCGTTAGTGTTGGTGAATTTCTCTTTTGGAGACCTTTGTGCTTCAGTTCCCTTCTCGGCttggctggtgacgtcacacgatTGGCTGAGCTACTTCACGTTTCAGATTTTCGCGCGGATCCGTTGCTTCAGGTTTCAGATTTTCGCGCGGATCCGTTGCTTCAGGTTTCAGATTTTTGCGTGGATCCGTTGGTTTTGATTTTAGGTTTTCGCGCGGATCCGTTGCTTCAGGTTTCAGATTTTCGCGCGGATCCGTTGCTTCAGGTTTCAGATTTTCGCGCGGATCCGTTGCTTCAGGTTTCAGATTTTTGCACGGATCCGTTGCTTCAGGTTTCAGATTTTCGCGCGGATCCGTTGCTTTTGATTTTAGGTTTTCGCGCGGATCCGTTGCTTCAGGTTTCAGATTTTTGCGCGGATCCGTTGCTTCAGGTTTCAGATTTTCGCGCGGATCCGTTGCTTCAGGTTTCAGATTTTTGCACGGATCCGTTGCTTCAGGTTTCAGATTTTCGTGTGGATCCGTTGCTTCAGGTTTCAGATTTTCGCGCGGATCCGTTGCTTCAGGTTTCAGATTTCCGGCGGATCCGTTGCTTCAGGTTTCAGATTTTCGCGCGGATCCGTTGCTTCAGGTTTCAGATTTCCGCGCGGATCCGTTGCTTCAGGTTTCAGATTTCCGCGCGGATCCGTTGCTTCAGGTTTCAGATTTTCGCGCGGATCCGTTGCTTCAGGTTTCAGATTTTCGTGCGGATCCGTTGCTTCAGGTTTCAGATTTTCGCGCGGATCCGTTTTTCAGGTTTCAGATTTCCGCGCGGATCCGTTGCTTCAGGTTTCAGATTTTCGCGTGGATCCGTTGCTTCAGGTTTCAGATTTTCGCGCGGATCCGTTGCTTCAGGTTTCAGATTTTTGCACGGATCCGTTGCTTCAGGTTTCAGATTTTCGCGCGGATCCGTTGCTTCAGGTTTCAGATTTTCGCGCGGATCCGTTGCTTCAGGTTTCAGATTTTTGGCACGGATCCGTTGCTTCAGGTTTCAGATTTTCGCGCGGATCCGTTGCTTCAGGTTTCAGATTTTCGCGCGGATCCGTTGCTTCAGGTTTCAGATTTTCGCGTGGATCCGTTGCTTCAGGTTTCAGATTTTCGCGCGGATCCGTTGCTTCAGGTTTTAGATTTTCGCGCGGATCCGTTGCTTCAGGTTTCAGATTTTCGCGTGGATCAGTTGCTTCAGGTTTCAGATTTTCGCGCGGATCCGTTGCTTCAGGTTTCAGATTTTCGCGTGGATCCGTTGCTTCAGGTTTCAGATTTTCGCGCAGATCCGTTGCTTCAGGTTTCAGATTTCCGCGCGGATCCGTTGCTTCAGGTTTCAGATTTTCGCGTGGATCCGTTGCTTCAGGTTTCAGATTTTCGCGCGGATCCGTTGCTTCAGGTTTCAGATTTTCGCGCGGATCCGTTGCTTCAGGTTTCAGATTTTCGCGCGAATCCGTTGCTTCAGGTTTCAGATTTTCGCGTGGATCCGTTGCTTCAGGTTTCAGATTTTCGCGTGGATTATTTGCATTAGATTTCAGATTTTTGCGTGGATCCGTTGCTTCAGGTTTCAGATTTTCGCGCGGATCCATTGCTTCAGGTTTCAGATTTTTGCGTGGATCCGTTGCTTCAGGTTTCAGATTTTTGCGTGGATCCGTTGCTTCAGGTTTCAGATTTTCGCGTGGATCAGTTGCTTCAGGTTTCAGATTTTCGTGTGGATCCGTTGCTTCAGGTTTCAGATTTTCGCGTGGATCCGTTGCTTCAGGTTTCAGATTTTCGCGTGGATCAGTTGCTTCAGGTTTCAGATTTTCGTGTGGATCCGTTGCTTTTGATTTTAGGTTTTCGCGTGGATCAGTTGCTTCAGGTTTCAGATTTTCGCGTGGATCCGTTGCTTCAGGTTTCAGATTTTTGCGTGGATCCTTGCTTCAGGTTTCAGATTTTTGCGTGGATCCGTTGCTTCAGGTTTCAGATTTTTGCGTGGATCCGTTGCTTTAGATTTCAGATTTTCGGCGGATCCGTTGCTTCAGGTTTCAGATTTTCGCGTGGATCCGTTGCTTCAGGTTTCAGATTTTCGCGTGGATCCATTGCATCAGGTTTCAGATTTTCGCGTGGATCAGTTGCTTCAGGTTTCAGATTTTCGCGTGGATCCGTTGCTTCAGGTTTTAGATTTTCGCGTGGATCAGTCGCTTCAGGTTTCAGATTTTCGCGTGGATCAGTTGCTTTAGATTTAAGATTTTCGCGTGGATCAGTTGCTTCAGATTTTCGCGTGGATCAGTTGCTTCAGATTTTCGCATGGATCAGTTGCTTTAGATTTCAGATTTTCGCGTGGATCAGTTGCTTTAGATTTCAGATTTTCGCGTGGATCAGTTGCTTCAGATTTTCGCGTGGATCAGTTGCTTTAGATTTTCGCGTGGATCAGTTGCTTCAGATTTTCGCGTGGATCGGATGCTTCAGGTTTCAGATTTTCGATTTTCGTTTAGGCCTGTTATTCATAATATCGTTTGGGCCATTTACTTCAGATTTCAGATTTTTGCTTGGATTTTGGATTTACGCTTTGGGCCAATTGCTTCAAAATTTCCCTTGAGATTTTAGATGTCAGATTTTGGCGTTGAACATTCGCTCCACATTTCCGATTTTGGCGTTGAACATTCGCTCCACATTTCCGACTTTCGCGTTGAACATTCGCTCCACATTTCCGATTTTGGCGTTGAACATTCGCTCCATATTTCCGATTTTGGCGTTGAACATTCGCTCCACATTTCCGATTTTGGCGTTGATTACATTCGCTCCACATTTCCGATTTTCGCGTCGGATTACATTTCTGTCGCTCAGTCCCTTGGCTACATTTCCTCCCTTGGTTCTCTTGCTCTTTGTTTGTTCTCGGgattctttcttccttggttcgcATTCCCGACGCTATATTTGCATATTATGCTTCTTTTGATTGCGTCTCTGAATCTACCTTTGTTTGCAACTTGTTTGTATCTCTGActctgattttcttttgtttaaatcccTGACCCCTTTTTTGCGTGTGCATCTCTGACTTGCGTCTCTTGTCTGCATCTCTGATTTCCTTTACATCgcggattttgcttttttttctccatcatctTTTTTGATATTCACCTCCAACTCTTTGCTTTTGTTTacttctcttgctctccctttgtTTACATCTACGACCCCTTCTTTGAATATCTGACCCATCCCTCTTTTGTTTTCGCTTTTAATTCTTCCTTCTTTTGCTTGCATGTCTGACCTCTCCTTTGTCTGCATCCtgaatttttccttattttattggcgtctctcattcctctcttttttttttacatctccgATTCTTTCTTCGTTTGTTTGCATCTTTGAATATGCCTTTGTTTGTGTCTCTGATTCTTCCGACCTTTGTTTGCagctttgtttcttccttttcaacTTTATATCTGTGAAGTTCAGTTGCTTTGTTACCCAAACCTCCCTTTGTTATATATCAACAGTCCTGGTTCTTCACGCTGCGNNNNNNNNNNNNNNNNNNNNNNNNNNNNNNNNNNNNNNNNNNNNNNNNNNNNNNNNNNNNNNNNNNNNNNNNNNNNNNNNNNNNNNNNNNNNNNNNNNNNNNNNNNNNNNNNNNNNNNNNNNNNNNNNNNNNNNNNNNNNNNNNNNNNNNNNNNNNNNNNNNNNNNNNNNNNNNNNNNNNNNNNNNNNNNNNNNNNNNNNNNNNNNNNNNNNNNNNNNNNNNNNNNNNNNNNNNNNNNNNNNNNNNNNNNNNNNNNNNNNNNNNNNNNNNNNNNNNNNNNNNNNNNNNNNNNNNNNNNNNNNNNNNNGCACGGAAGTTGTCAGTAAAGTATGTGGGACACGTACGAGACATCCTCTCTGTGCTCTTTATGTGCACAAGGCAGAGAAAGGAGCACATACAAGGCATAGAGACATTTCGTCTATAAAGAAGGTATAAGATCAAAAGGTTCACGAATCTCCCCGTGGACTGCACGGCCTCCGGGGTTGGGCGCGGAAGGAGTTTCGGCTGGCGTCGTTTGAGGAACAGGGGCGGGCGGATGCCACGCGGGGCGCCGCGCCCTGAGCCTCCGACGANNNNNNNNNNNNNNNNNNNNNNNNNNNNNNNNNNNNNNNNNNNNNNNNNNNNNNNNNNNNNNNNNNNNNNNNNNNNNNNNNNNNNNNNNNNNNNNNNNNNNNNNNNNNNNNNNNNNNNNNNNNNNNNNNNNNNNNNNNNNNNNNNNNNNNNNNNNNNNNNNNNNNNNNNNNNNNNNNNNNNNNNNNNNNNNNNNNNNNNNNNNNNNNNNNNNNNNNNNNNNNNNNNNNNNNNNNNNNNNNNNNNNNNNNNNNNNNNNNNNNNNNNNNNNNNNNNNNNNNNNNNNNNNNNNNNNNNNNNNNNNNNNNNNNNNNNNNNNNNNNNNNNNNNNNNNNNNNNNNNNNNNNNNNNNNNNNNNNNNNNNNNNNNNNTCGAGAGACGGCGTAGGTGCGGTCGATAAAACGCGAGTGGTTGGCGACTGGCGCTGGCAATTTCTCGCGACTGATAAACTGCAGGCCAATTTCGCTAATCCTCTTGGGCCGCGACTCAGAATACAGCGTTAGCGTGAATAGGACGACGAGCGCGATGAATTACAGGTGACTGTTGCAAATGAAGAACCGAGCAAGCGACCATCACGTGCATTGGTCGCGTGCGGACCTTTGTCTTCATTGCTCGTCCACGCGCTCGCGGCTGAGGGCGCCCGGCGAGGCCGCCTNNNNNNNNNNNNNNNNNNNNNNNNNNNNNNNNNNNNNNNNNNNNNNNNNGGCCGCACACACACCGTTNNNNNNNNNNNNNNNNNNNNNNNNNNNNNNNNNNNNNNNNNNNNNNNNNNNNNNNNNNNNNNNNNNNNNNNNNNNNNNNNNNNNNNNNNNNNNNNNNNNNNNNNNNNNNNNNNNNNNNNNNNNNNNNNNNNNNNNNNNNNNNNNNNNNNNNNNNNNNNNNNNNNNNNNNNNNNNNNNNNNNNNNNNNNNNNNNNNNNNNNNNNNNNNNNNNNNNNNCGGATACCCAAACCTCCCTTTGTTACATATCAACAGTCCTGGTTCTTCACGCTGCGTCTCTTGCTCTGTCcctctttgttttgattttttgccaGATTCTATTCCTCTTTCGCGCCTNNNNNNNNNNNNNNNNNNNNNNNNNNNNNNNNNNNNNNNNNNNNNNNNNNNNNNNNNNNNNN
Encoded proteins:
- the LOC119591192 gene encoding sporozoite surface protein 2-like encodes the protein MQTRDASQRCTRKKGRRECEPRKKESREQTKSKRTKGGNVAKGLSDRNVIRRENRKCGANVINAKIGNVERMFNAKIGNMERMFNAKIGNVERMFNAKVGNVERMFNAKIGNVERIKDPRKNLKPEATDPRENLKPEATDPRENLKSKATDPHENLKPEATDPRENLKPEATDPRENLKPEATDPHENLKPEATDPRENLKPEATDPRKNLKPEATDPRKNLKPEAMDPRENLKPEATDPRKNLKSNANNPRENLKPEATDPRENLKPEATDSRENLKPEATDPRENLKPEATDPRENLKPEATDPRENLKPEATDPRGNLKPEATDLRENLKPEATDPRENLKPEATDPRENLKPEATDPRENLKPEATDPRENLKPEATDPRENLKPEATDPRENLKPEATDPRENLKPEATDPRENLKPEATDPNGSAGNLKPEATDPRENLKPEATDPHENLKPEATDPCKNLKPEATDPRENLKPEATDPRKNLKPEATDPRENLKSKATDPRENLKPEATDPCKNLKPEATDPRENLKPEATDPRENLKPEATDPRENLKSKPTDPRKNLKPEATDPRENLKPEATDPRENLKREVAQPILQKDRDEEVEASGEDVIPKEVKKDPAASTDPEGRQKARRGAWKNPALPAECGRARRKERIRDMPQVGARHRQSRGRTEKGPKSRVKEELSPEFHKEVSKCKVSLKIQLLKSLQQSATNNIVQLIEIMAS